From the genome of Brevibacterium sp. JSBI002, one region includes:
- a CDS encoding phosphatase PAP2 family protein yields MSRQPPWLLWATLPAVLLVIAFGLWLHLERIGPTPVDQSWLEFAGLDRGSVPYWIAVVLAEVGGGNGVVICTALLASIFVLRRRLRSTLFLVTTMLAGIAASELLKAIVTRLRPGDQLYASLGFSYPSGHSMGAAALAMSLAIIACRRHQRRGSATQATEAQPPRMGFHWSFILAGIWILGMMWSRTALQVHWLTDTIAGAFIGIAVAVLVDEFWTLTAQRTRSPRFAQWLAG; encoded by the coding sequence TTGAGCCGACAGCCGCCTTGGCTGCTGTGGGCAACACTGCCCGCCGTCCTGCTCGTCATCGCCTTCGGACTGTGGCTGCATCTCGAGCGCATCGGCCCCACGCCGGTCGATCAGTCGTGGCTGGAGTTCGCCGGCCTCGATAGAGGCTCGGTGCCGTACTGGATCGCCGTCGTCCTCGCCGAGGTCGGCGGCGGTAACGGTGTGGTCATCTGCACCGCGCTGCTCGCGAGCATCTTCGTGCTGCGCAGACGCCTGCGCTCGACGCTCTTCCTCGTCACCACGATGCTCGCCGGCATCGCCGCCTCGGAGCTCCTCAAGGCCATCGTCACCCGGCTGCGCCCCGGCGACCAGCTCTACGCATCCTTGGGATTCTCCTACCCCTCTGGGCATTCGATGGGCGCTGCCGCACTGGCCATGAGTCTGGCCATCATCGCCTGCCGCCGTCATCAGCGGCGCGGGTCGGCAACCCAGGCAACAGAAGCACAACCACCGAGGATGGGCTTCCATTGGTCGTTCATCCTCGCCGGGATCTGGATCCTCGGCATGATGTGGTCGCGGACCGCGCTCCAGGTCCATTGGCTCACCGACACGATCGCCGGTGCCTTCATCGGCATCGCCGTCGCCGTTCTCGTCGACGAATTCTGGACCCTGACAGCGCAGAGGACCCGCTCACCCCGCTTCGCTCAGTGGCTTGCGGGTTGA
- the serA gene encoding phosphoglycerate dehydrogenase, producing the protein MPKPVVLIAEELSPATIEALGGDFEIRHTEGADRSQLLPAIADADAILVRSATQVDAEAINAAKNLKVIARAGVGLDNVDVPAATSAGVMVVNAPTSNIISAAELTMAHILGSARYFGAGNTSLKAGEWNRKKYTGVELYEKTLGIVGLGRIGGLVAERAKAFGMRLVGYDPYITQARAAQMGVEVLDLPGLLAVSDFVTVHMPKMPETVGMISTEELKAAKPGARFINVARGGIIDEAALAEAVANGEVGGAGIDVWNVEPPEHSALMDLDAVNVTPHLGASTHEAQEKAGVAVAKSVRKALAGELVPDAVNVAGGAIHEDVRPGIPLAERLGRVVNALADSSVTHFKVEVNGEIADKDVSVLKLSALKGLFKDVVSDQVSYVNAPLLAEERGIGVELVTDPYCESFRNITRLTATTSTGQRISVSGTVTGPKLVQKLTEVDGYSLEIELTDNLLIFRYEDRPGIIGQLGLALGANNVNIAGMQVSPASTSNEALSVLAVDSVVSDEVVKAVAGAVNASAFTGVSLQED; encoded by the coding sequence GTGCCCAAGCCCGTCGTGCTCATCGCCGAAGAACTGTCACCGGCCACCATCGAAGCTCTCGGAGGAGACTTCGAGATCCGTCACACCGAGGGCGCCGACCGATCCCAGCTCCTGCCCGCCATCGCCGACGCCGATGCGATCCTCGTCCGGTCTGCCACGCAGGTCGACGCCGAAGCCATCAACGCGGCGAAGAATCTCAAGGTCATCGCCCGCGCCGGAGTCGGACTCGACAATGTCGATGTCCCCGCGGCCACCTCGGCGGGTGTCATGGTCGTCAACGCACCCACCTCGAACATCATCTCCGCAGCCGAGCTGACGATGGCCCACATCCTCGGTTCGGCTCGCTACTTCGGTGCCGGAAACACCTCGCTGAAGGCGGGGGAGTGGAACCGGAAGAAGTACACCGGCGTCGAACTCTACGAGAAGACCCTGGGCATCGTCGGCCTCGGCCGCATCGGCGGACTCGTCGCCGAACGCGCGAAGGCCTTCGGCATGCGACTCGTCGGCTACGACCCCTACATCACTCAGGCACGCGCGGCTCAGATGGGCGTCGAGGTCCTCGACCTGCCCGGCCTGCTCGCCGTGTCCGACTTCGTCACCGTGCACATGCCCAAGATGCCGGAGACGGTCGGCATGATCAGCACCGAGGAGCTCAAGGCGGCCAAGCCGGGAGCTCGGTTCATCAACGTCGCCCGCGGCGGCATCATCGACGAAGCGGCCCTGGCCGAGGCCGTGGCCAACGGCGAGGTCGGCGGCGCCGGAATCGACGTCTGGAACGTCGAACCGCCGGAGCACTCGGCACTCATGGACCTCGACGCCGTCAACGTCACCCCGCACCTCGGAGCCTCGACTCATGAAGCTCAGGAGAAGGCCGGCGTCGCCGTGGCGAAGTCCGTGCGCAAGGCCCTGGCCGGGGAACTCGTTCCCGATGCGGTGAACGTCGCAGGAGGCGCGATCCACGAGGATGTGCGTCCGGGCATTCCTCTGGCCGAGCGTCTGGGACGGGTCGTCAATGCGCTGGCCGATTCCTCGGTCACGCACTTCAAGGTGGAGGTCAACGGCGAGATCGCCGACAAGGACGTCTCCGTCCTCAAGCTCTCCGCGCTCAAGGGCCTGTTCAAGGACGTCGTGTCCGATCAGGTCTCCTATGTCAACGCTCCGCTGCTGGCCGAAGAGCGCGGAATCGGCGTCGAGCTCGTCACCGATCCGTACTGCGAATCGTTCCGCAACATCACCCGTCTGACCGCGACGACGAGCACCGGGCAGCGCATCTCCGTGTCCGGAACGGTCACCGGTCCGAAGCTCGTGCAGAAGCTCACCGAGGTCGACGGCTACTCGCTCGAGATCGAACTGACCGACAACCTGCTGATCTTCCGCTATGAGGACCGTCCGGGAATCATCGGTCAGCTGGGTCTGGCGCTCGGTGCCAACAACGTCAACATCGCCGGAATGCAGGTTTCGCCCGCGTCGACGAGCAACGAGGCGCTGTCCGTCCTGGCAGTGGATTCGGTCGTCTCGGACGAGGTCGTCAAGGCCGTGGCCGGTGCCGTGAACGCTTCGGCCTTCACCGGCGTCTCGCTCCAGGAGGACTGA
- a CDS encoding GNAT family N-acetyltransferase, whose product MTNYRFEDFEPTIDEATGEPDERTKGYFASTSVGFHDPRSTDAALLGRVKRGIADGRKLTAVYADQEFGHGLESSIPVATFAWFEKLVNVGGGRLVPGHLITWITVRPTHRRRGLLRSLMTTDLAEAKAAGYPFAALTATEGGIYSRFGFGVATWLRSIEVDTSPGFKMVREPDRRVEMCLPGELRELAPKIYDRFMRTSPGAMERQQTYIERATGALNTETGEEDRGVRAALHFDEQGEPDGYVSYKFAGWSKTPPTVDIIDFVAATDAAYASLWSFLAAIDLSTRVTFGESAEYSPLPWLLTDSRRVKTVASEDNIWIRILDVKAALEARPWYVPGTLTIDIDDSLDLAGGRFTITSDGESAEVTPASDSTPADLGLGIAELGSLYLGGADPVILARAGRIDEQTPGSAVLASAMFSLGRAPYSPNGF is encoded by the coding sequence GTGACGAATTACAGATTCGAAGACTTCGAGCCCACCATCGACGAAGCCACCGGCGAGCCGGACGAGCGCACGAAGGGGTACTTCGCCTCGACGAGCGTCGGCTTCCACGACCCCCGCTCCACTGATGCGGCCCTGTTGGGCAGGGTGAAGCGGGGAATCGCCGATGGGCGCAAGCTCACGGCCGTCTATGCCGACCAGGAGTTCGGCCACGGACTGGAGTCGTCGATCCCGGTCGCGACCTTCGCCTGGTTCGAGAAGCTCGTCAACGTCGGCGGCGGTCGGCTGGTCCCCGGGCACCTCATCACCTGGATCACGGTACGGCCGACTCATCGTCGGCGCGGACTGCTGCGGTCGCTGATGACCACGGACCTCGCCGAGGCGAAAGCAGCCGGCTATCCGTTCGCCGCGCTGACTGCGACCGAAGGCGGAATCTACTCGCGCTTCGGCTTCGGCGTGGCCACCTGGCTGCGTTCGATCGAGGTCGACACCTCACCCGGGTTCAAGATGGTCCGCGAACCCGATCGCCGGGTCGAGATGTGCCTGCCCGGCGAGCTGCGCGAACTCGCTCCGAAGATCTACGACCGATTCATGCGCACCTCGCCCGGAGCGATGGAGCGCCAGCAGACCTACATCGAACGCGCCACCGGCGCCCTCAACACCGAGACCGGCGAAGAAGATCGCGGCGTCCGCGCGGCCCTGCACTTCGACGAACAGGGCGAGCCCGACGGCTATGTGTCCTACAAATTCGCCGGCTGGTCGAAGACCCCGCCGACCGTCGACATCATCGACTTCGTGGCCGCCACCGATGCGGCCTACGCCTCCCTGTGGTCGTTCCTCGCCGCCATCGACCTGTCGACCCGCGTGACCTTCGGCGAGTCCGCCGAGTACTCGCCGTTGCCGTGGCTGCTCACCGATTCCCGGCGCGTGAAGACCGTCGCGAGCGAGGACAACATCTGGATCCGGATCCTCGACGTCAAGGCCGCGCTCGAAGCCCGGCCCTGGTACGTGCCCGGAACGCTGACGATCGACATCGACGATTCCCTCGACCTCGCCGGTGGACGCTTCACGATCACCTCGGATGGTGAGAGCGCCGAGGTGACCCCCGCCTCCGATTCGACGCCGGCAGACCTGGGGCTCGGCATCGCCGAGCTCGGGTCGCTGTACCTCGGCGGCGCCGATCCCGTCATCCTCGCCCGGGCCGGACGCATCGATGAGCAGACGCCGGGATCCGCCGTGCTTGCCAGCGCGATGTTCAGCTTGGGGCGCGCGCCGTATTCGCCGAACGGGTTCTGA
- the ilvC gene encoding ketol-acid reductoisomerase → MAAERYYDDNADLSIIQGKKVAVIGYGSQGHAHSLSLRDSGAEVRIGLKEGSASRDKAASEGLEVGTPAEVAAWADVITIAAPDQVQAEIFNNEIKDQLAPGKTLVFIHGFNIRYDYIKAPEGVDVIMVAPKGPGHVVRREFVDGRGVPVLVAVEVDASGKAWDTVLSYAKGIGGLRAGGIKTTFTEETETDLFGEQTVLCGGVSHLVQYGFETLTEAGYQPEIAYFEVLHELKLIVDLMVEGGIAKQRWSCSDTAEYGDYVSGPRVITPEVKENMKGVLDDIQNGKFAERFMNDQKNGAPEFKELRAKEETHPIESTGRELRKMFAWLKDSDDDYTEGTAAR, encoded by the coding sequence ATGGCAGCAGAACGCTATTACGACGACAACGCAGACCTGTCGATCATCCAGGGCAAGAAGGTCGCCGTCATCGGCTACGGCAGCCAGGGCCACGCCCACTCGCTGAGCCTGCGCGACTCCGGCGCAGAAGTCCGCATCGGCCTCAAGGAAGGCTCGGCCAGCCGCGACAAGGCCGCATCTGAGGGCCTCGAGGTCGGCACCCCCGCCGAGGTGGCCGCATGGGCCGATGTCATCACGATCGCCGCACCCGACCAGGTTCAGGCCGAGATCTTCAACAACGAGATCAAGGATCAGCTGGCTCCTGGCAAGACCCTCGTGTTCATCCACGGCTTCAACATCCGCTATGACTACATCAAGGCTCCCGAGGGCGTCGACGTCATCATGGTCGCCCCGAAGGGGCCCGGCCACGTGGTTCGTCGTGAGTTCGTCGACGGCCGCGGTGTGCCCGTGCTCGTTGCTGTCGAGGTCGACGCTTCCGGCAAGGCCTGGGACACCGTGCTGTCCTACGCCAAGGGAATCGGCGGCCTGCGTGCCGGCGGCATCAAGACCACCTTCACCGAGGAGACCGAGACCGACCTGTTCGGTGAGCAGACCGTGCTCTGCGGCGGTGTCTCGCACCTCGTCCAGTACGGCTTCGAGACCCTGACCGAGGCCGGCTACCAGCCCGAGATCGCCTACTTCGAGGTCCTCCACGAGCTCAAGCTCATCGTCGACCTCATGGTCGAGGGCGGCATCGCCAAGCAGCGTTGGTCCTGCTCCGACACTGCTGAGTACGGCGACTACGTCTCCGGCCCGCGGGTCATCACCCCCGAGGTGAAGGAAAACATGAAGGGCGTCCTCGACGACATCCAGAACGGAAAGTTCGCCGAGCGCTTCATGAACGACCAGAAGAACGGCGCACCGGAGTTCAAGGAGCTGCGCGCCAAGGAAGAGACTCACCCGATCGAGTCCACCGGTCGCGAGCTGCGCAAGATGTTCGCATGGCTGAAGGATTCCGACGACGACTACACCGAGGGCACTGCCGCTCGCTGA
- the ilvN gene encoding acetolactate synthase small subunit: MNSSRHTLSVLVENKPGVLTRFTGLIARRGFNIHSLAVGVTEHEELSRITVVVDVNDVPLEQVTKQLNKLVNVIKIVELEPESSVRRAHIIYKVKANAATRPQVASAVEMFRAKIVDVGPDSVSIEATGELGKVEALREVLEPFGIKEIVQSGTVAIGRGAKSITDRALRS; this comes from the coding sequence ATGAACAGCAGCCGACATACACTCTCTGTCCTGGTCGAGAACAAGCCAGGCGTGCTCACCCGGTTCACCGGGCTCATCGCCCGCCGCGGCTTCAACATCCACAGCCTCGCCGTCGGTGTGACCGAGCATGAGGAGCTCTCACGGATCACCGTCGTCGTCGACGTCAACGACGTTCCGCTGGAGCAGGTGACGAAGCAGCTGAACAAGCTCGTCAACGTCATCAAGATCGTCGAACTCGAACCCGAGTCCTCGGTGCGCCGTGCGCACATCATCTACAAGGTGAAGGCGAATGCGGCCACACGACCCCAGGTCGCCTCGGCGGTGGAGATGTTCCGGGCGAAGATCGTCGACGTCGGACCCGACTCCGTGAGCATCGAGGCCACCGGCGAGCTCGGCAAGGTCGAAGCCCTGCGCGAGGTCCTCGAACCCTTCGGGATCAAGGAGATCGTGCAGTCGGGAACCGTGGCCATCGGCCGCGGGGCGAAGTCGATCACCGACCGCGCACTGCGCAGCTGA
- a CDS encoding acetolactate synthase large subunit: MAAKPSTAKDTGTQPASAPVTATPSSIRRNTGPEVLTGAQAIVRSLEKLEVDTVFGLPGGTILPTYDPLFETDKIRHILVRHEQGAGHAAEGYAAASGKLGVCIATSGPGATNLITALADAHMDSVPMLAITGQQASTLLGTDAFQEADIVGMTMPVTKHSFLVTRAEDIPAALVNAHHIATTGRPGPVLVDITKDAQTGTAPFVWPEEPVLPGYRPILKPHAKQIREAARLMSEAQRPVFYIGGGVIRSEAEKELLRLAEATNIPVVTTLMARGAFPDSHQLHLGMPGMHGSVPAVTAFQKADLLIAIGARFDDRVTGKLDSFAPNAQVIHADIDPAEIGKNREVDVAIVGDAREVLAEMLAEMRSKFPKALERQREPWWRFLNRLKQTYPLGYETHGELCDPQYVISRISALTGPEAVYAAGVGQHQMWAAQFVEFERPKSWLNSGGLGTMGYSVPAAMGAKVAQPDRVVWAIDGDGCFQMTNQELATCALNNIPIKVAIINNSSLGMVRQWQTLFYDGRYSNTDLNTGHETIRIPDFAKLAEAYGCEAIRVDRNEDVDAAIEKALSINDRPVVLDFTVPPDAMVWPMVAAGVSNDEIECARGIRPEFDGEGEEEAEAAIAEAGANEDGTVRSVAQIEGGLE; the protein is encoded by the coding sequence ATGGCAGCCAAGCCCTCGACCGCGAAAGACACGGGCACTCAACCCGCGTCCGCACCGGTCACAGCCACACCGTCCAGCATTCGCCGCAACACCGGGCCGGAGGTCCTCACCGGCGCACAGGCGATCGTCCGCAGCCTCGAGAAGCTCGAGGTCGACACGGTATTCGGGCTTCCCGGCGGCACCATCCTTCCCACCTACGACCCGCTGTTCGAGACGGACAAGATCCGTCACATCCTCGTCCGTCACGAGCAGGGCGCCGGCCACGCGGCCGAAGGCTATGCGGCCGCATCGGGCAAGCTCGGCGTGTGCATCGCCACCTCGGGCCCGGGCGCGACGAACCTCATCACGGCTCTGGCCGATGCGCACATGGACTCCGTGCCGATGCTCGCGATCACCGGTCAGCAGGCCTCGACGCTGCTCGGCACCGACGCCTTCCAGGAAGCCGATATCGTCGGTATGACGATGCCGGTGACCAAGCACAGCTTCCTCGTCACCCGTGCCGAGGACATTCCGGCGGCGCTCGTCAACGCCCACCACATCGCGACCACCGGCCGTCCCGGCCCCGTGCTCGTTGACATCACCAAGGATGCGCAGACCGGCACGGCCCCGTTCGTCTGGCCGGAAGAGCCGGTGCTGCCCGGCTACCGCCCGATCCTCAAGCCGCACGCCAAGCAGATCCGCGAGGCCGCACGCCTGATGTCCGAGGCTCAGCGCCCGGTGTTCTACATCGGCGGCGGAGTCATCCGCTCGGAGGCCGAGAAGGAGCTGCTGCGCCTGGCAGAGGCGACGAACATCCCCGTGGTCACCACGCTCATGGCGCGCGGAGCCTTCCCCGACTCGCATCAGCTGCACTTGGGCATGCCCGGAATGCATGGCAGCGTGCCTGCCGTCACTGCCTTCCAGAAGGCCGACCTGCTCATCGCCATCGGTGCCCGCTTCGACGACCGCGTGACCGGCAAGCTGGACTCGTTCGCACCGAACGCCCAGGTCATCCACGCCGATATCGACCCGGCCGAGATCGGCAAGAACCGAGAGGTCGACGTCGCCATCGTCGGCGATGCCCGCGAAGTGCTCGCCGAGATGCTCGCCGAGATGCGCAGCAAGTTCCCCAAGGCTCTGGAACGTCAGCGCGAACCGTGGTGGCGCTTCCTCAACCGTCTCAAGCAGACCTACCCGCTCGGCTATGAGACGCACGGCGAACTGTGCGATCCGCAGTACGTCATCTCGCGGATCTCGGCTCTCACCGGCCCCGAGGCGGTCTATGCCGCAGGGGTGGGGCAGCACCAGATGTGGGCAGCTCAGTTCGTCGAATTCGAACGCCCCAAGTCCTGGCTGAACTCCGGCGGACTCGGCACCATGGGCTACTCCGTGCCGGCTGCCATGGGCGCGAAGGTCGCCCAGCCCGACCGTGTGGTGTGGGCGATCGACGGTGACGGCTGCTTCCAGATGACGAATCAGGAGCTGGCCACCTGCGCGCTCAACAACATCCCGATCAAGGTCGCGATCATCAACAACTCGTCGCTGGGCATGGTCCGCCAGTGGCAGACCCTGTTCTACGACGGCCGGTACTCGAACACCGACCTCAACACCGGACACGAGACGATCCGCATCCCCGACTTCGCCAAACTGGCAGAAGCCTACGGCTGTGAGGCGATCCGCGTGGACCGCAACGAGGATGTCGACGCCGCGATCGAGAAGGCGCTGTCGATCAACGACCGACCGGTCGTCCTCGACTTCACGGTCCCACCGGATGCGATGGTGTGGCCGATGGTCGCGGCAGGCGTGTCGAACGATGAGATCGAATGCGCCCGCGGCATCCGCCCCGAGTTCGACGGAGAGGGCGAAGAGGAGGCCGAGGCCGCCATCGCCGAGGCCGGAGCGAACGAAGACGGCACGGTGCGTTCCGTGGCTCAGATCGAAGGAGGCCTGGAATGA
- a CDS encoding ABC transporter ATP-binding protein, with protein sequence MRPLLRFWPDLRSRIGVYVLVLVLTLLANGIQLIVPVITGYIVDGPIANRDLSGLWLPVLGVLLIGIAEAVGMWARRMVVAPVVSHWEVTWRSRLFDRLQYTSVAIHDSWESGQLLSRAVNDLSQLRRFFAFGLPFLLSTPIVLAVGTVMLVVMQPVFGLIMIIMAVPAIIAVAVFEKHYRETSRRSQDTMGELTTDVEESIQGIRILKSFGRSPWAAERFSEISTRLKSLEIRKAKLDSWLWSVLLLLPTLAQAAIVAVGTWGVIEGWTTIGTVVAAVTISMVLRMPIEMLGFLLADALMALTAAGRYWEVIDIRHDITDADGGVDDAPEVGRYRGKLRFDDVDFHFADTERLTLRGLDLTIEPGQTLALVGATGSGKTTLASLVPRLQDVSAGTVSIDDVDIRDMPVNELRHLVSVSFEDPILFSTSVAENVEMGAPGASEEEIWEALEIAAAKDFVSRLPDGLDTQVGEQGLSLSGGQRQRLALARAVIARPRILVLDDPLSAVDVDTEDRVQRALRVILPDSTTLIIAHRPSTAALADVVAVLDEGRIAALGTHEELLESSKLYRELMGASAKADAHTYPGAAASAKEGGTP encoded by the coding sequence GTGCGCCCCCTCCTCCGTTTCTGGCCTGATCTCCGCTCCCGCATCGGCGTGTACGTCCTCGTGCTCGTCCTCACTCTCCTGGCCAACGGAATCCAGCTCATCGTCCCGGTGATCACCGGTTACATCGTCGACGGACCCATCGCCAACCGAGATCTGTCGGGACTGTGGCTGCCGGTCCTCGGGGTGCTGCTCATCGGCATCGCCGAGGCTGTCGGCATGTGGGCCAGGCGCATGGTCGTCGCCCCCGTCGTCTCCCATTGGGAAGTGACGTGGCGTTCGCGTCTGTTCGATCGCCTGCAGTACACCTCGGTGGCGATCCATGACTCCTGGGAGTCCGGCCAGCTCCTCTCGCGCGCGGTGAATGATCTGTCCCAGCTGCGCCGCTTCTTCGCGTTCGGGCTGCCGTTCCTCCTCTCCACACCGATCGTGCTCGCCGTCGGCACGGTGATGCTCGTGGTCATGCAGCCGGTGTTCGGTCTGATCATGATCATCATGGCGGTGCCGGCGATCATCGCGGTCGCCGTCTTCGAGAAGCACTATCGGGAGACCTCCCGTCGGTCGCAGGACACTATGGGCGAACTGACCACCGACGTCGAGGAGTCCATCCAGGGCATCCGCATCCTCAAGTCCTTCGGACGCTCCCCCTGGGCCGCCGAGCGCTTCTCCGAGATCTCGACCCGGCTGAAGTCCTTGGAGATCCGCAAAGCGAAGCTCGACTCGTGGCTGTGGAGCGTACTCCTGCTGCTGCCGACTCTGGCTCAGGCCGCGATCGTCGCCGTCGGCACGTGGGGTGTCATCGAGGGCTGGACGACGATCGGCACTGTCGTGGCGGCCGTGACGATCTCGATGGTGCTGCGGATGCCCATCGAGATGCTCGGCTTCCTGCTCGCCGATGCGCTCATGGCGCTGACCGCCGCAGGACGGTACTGGGAGGTCATCGACATCCGCCACGACATCACCGATGCCGACGGCGGTGTCGACGATGCCCCCGAAGTCGGCCGCTACCGCGGGAAGCTGCGCTTCGACGATGTCGATTTCCACTTCGCCGATACCGAGCGACTGACTCTGCGCGGTCTCGATCTCACTATCGAGCCCGGTCAGACTCTCGCTCTCGTCGGGGCGACCGGCTCGGGAAAGACGACGCTGGCGTCACTGGTGCCCAGGCTTCAGGACGTCTCCGCCGGCACGGTGAGCATCGACGACGTCGACATCCGAGACATGCCGGTCAACGAGCTGCGTCACCTCGTGTCCGTGTCCTTCGAGGATCCGATCCTGTTCTCGACCTCGGTGGCCGAGAACGTCGAGATGGGTGCCCCGGGCGCGAGCGAGGAGGAGATCTGGGAGGCCCTCGAGATCGCGGCGGCGAAGGATTTCGTCTCCCGACTGCCCGATGGTCTGGATACGCAGGTCGGCGAACAGGGACTGTCCCTGTCCGGCGGTCAGCGTCAGCGCCTCGCTCTGGCTCGTGCGGTCATCGCGCGTCCGCGCATCCTCGTGCTCGACGACCCGCTCTCGGCCGTCGACGTCGACACCGAGGACCGAGTGCAGCGAGCACTGCGGGTGATCCTGCCGGATTCGACGACTCTCATCATCGCCCACCGCCCATCCACAGCTGCATTGGCCGATGTGGTGGCGGTGCTCGACGAGGGCCGGATCGCAGCGCTCGGCACCCACGAAGAGCTGCTCGAGTCCTCGAAGCTCTACCGCGAACTCATGGGGGCGAGCGCGAAAGCCGATGCGCATACGTATCCGGGGGCGGCCGCCTCGGCGAAGGAAGGAGGGACACCATGA
- a CDS encoding ABC transporter ATP-binding protein has product MSMPRLDSDDEIESLPPDIAKKARALLMSLVRPHLAMVVFLAVIVVLTAALMVIGPVFIADALDQGVPSAIDGDMDPLIRAVTLFVVSAVASAVLAFTSTRLVGITAQRILFTLRERVFTHVQRLDLGYHEKSTSGRLVSRQTSDMESVQQFLSYSLFDTALAVLQMLFIAVTLVVLDVPLAIVVFAGFVPLFFITKAAHTTQRSAYRRTRTSIAKVIVHFVETMGGIRAVQAYRRQPERRGTLSDQDARYRDANTDALRGVAWFAGWTRLIGNITQTVIIVIGAWLVIEGWTQIGVLAAFILYLRRFYGPLDELVQAFNLYQSASAALEKIAAVLDTDPEVVEPTQPQALPAHATSDASASGRALDLDGVRFAYSDGPDVLPRFDLHIPAGQIVALVGATGAGKSTLVKLVTRFYDPSVGRITLDEVDLRDLDDAQLRSSVVMVTQESFLFAGTIADNIRIGNPGAGDDDVVAAATAVGLDAYIRRLPEGYATDVKKRGGRLSSGQRQLVSFARVFLADPDVVVLDEATAHLDIPSERLVQNALATVLEGRTAIIIAHRLSTVEIADRVLVMESGRIIEDGTPDELISGTGKFAQLHQAWRDSLV; this is encoded by the coding sequence ATGAGCATGCCACGTCTCGACAGCGACGACGAGATCGAGTCGCTGCCGCCGGACATTGCGAAGAAGGCCCGCGCCCTGCTGATGTCGCTGGTCAGGCCGCACCTGGCGATGGTCGTCTTTCTCGCTGTCATCGTCGTGCTAACCGCGGCGCTCATGGTCATAGGGCCGGTGTTCATCGCCGACGCCCTCGATCAGGGTGTGCCCTCAGCCATCGACGGCGATATGGATCCGCTGATTCGGGCGGTCACGCTCTTCGTGGTCTCCGCAGTCGCCTCGGCGGTCTTGGCTTTCACGTCGACCAGGCTCGTCGGAATCACCGCGCAGAGGATCCTCTTCACCCTGCGCGAGCGGGTCTTCACGCATGTGCAGCGTCTTGACCTGGGCTATCACGAGAAGTCGACCTCGGGTCGGCTCGTGTCCCGGCAGACGTCGGACATGGAATCGGTGCAGCAGTTCCTGTCGTATTCGCTCTTCGACACGGCGCTGGCGGTGCTGCAGATGCTCTTCATCGCCGTCACCCTCGTCGTCCTCGATGTGCCGCTGGCGATCGTCGTCTTCGCCGGTTTCGTGCCGCTGTTCTTCATCACGAAGGCTGCGCATACGACTCAGCGCAGCGCCTACCGGCGCACGCGGACGTCGATTGCGAAGGTCATCGTCCACTTCGTCGAGACGATGGGCGGCATCCGCGCCGTGCAGGCGTACCGGCGTCAGCCCGAGCGGCGCGGGACCCTGAGCGATCAGGATGCGCGCTATCGGGATGCGAACACGGACGCCCTGCGCGGGGTGGCGTGGTTCGCCGGGTGGACCCGGCTGATCGGAAATATCACGCAGACGGTCATCATCGTCATCGGTGCGTGGCTCGTCATCGAGGGGTGGACTCAGATCGGCGTGCTCGCCGCCTTCATCCTCTACCTGCGCCGTTTCTACGGTCCTCTCGATGAACTCGTGCAGGCGTTCAATCTCTACCAGTCCGCCTCGGCGGCGTTGGAGAAGATCGCGGCGGTGCTCGACACCGACCCCGAGGTGGTCGAACCGACCCAGCCGCAGGCTCTGCCTGCGCACGCAACCAGTGACGCGTCTGCCAGCGGTCGTGCCCTCGATCTCGACGGCGTCCGCTTCGCCTACTCCGACGGCCCCGATGTCCTCCCCCGCTTCGATCTCCACATCCCGGCGGGACAGATCGTCGCGCTCGTCGGCGCCACCGGCGCGGGCAAGTCGACCCTGGTCAAGCTCGTCACCCGCTTCTACGATCCAAGCGTTGGTCGGATCACCCTCGACGAGGTTGATCTGCGTGACCTCGATGATGCACAGCTGCGATCGTCGGTCGTCATGGTCACTCAGGAGTCGTTCCTCTTCGCCGGCACCATCGCCGACAACATCCGCATCGGCAACCCGGGCGCCGGCGATGACGATGTCGTGGCGGCCGCGACCGCGGTCGGCTTGGACGCGTACATCCGCCGACTGCCCGAGGGCTATGCCACGGATGTGAAGAAGCGCGGCGGCCGGCTGAGTTCGGGCCAGCGTCAGCTCGTGTCCTTTGCCAGGGTGTTCCTCGCCGATCCGGATGTCGTCGTCCTCGACGAGGCGACCGCGCACCTCGACATCCCGTCCGAGCGTCTGGTGCAGAACGCTCTGGCCACAGTGCTCGAGGGCAGAACGGCGATCATCATCGCCCACCGCCTGTCGACCGTCGAGATCGCCGATCGCGTGCTCGTCATGGAATCCGGTCGGATCATCGAGGACGGGACACCGGACGAGCTCATTTCCGGAACGGGCAAGTTCGCGCAGCTGCACCAAGCCTGGCGCGACTCCCTCGTGTGA